In Ostrea edulis chromosome 4, xbOstEdul1.1, whole genome shotgun sequence, a single window of DNA contains:
- the LOC125668069 gene encoding cGMP-dependent protein kinase 1-like isoform X2 — protein sequence MDTKCGMGTLRDLQLSLSEKIQELRQRDELIDELESELDDKDDLIKKLQNELDKYRSILKPASTVVQPVKKRLAQTRDRIKRTAISAESPNFSSVLASYKTVKVPKSNNSRDLIRTAILDNDFMKNLDMGQIREIVDCMYPVDYTKDSLIIKEGDVGSLVYVMEEGKVEVTKDGQKLCNMGPAKVFGELAILYNCTRTASVKALVSCKLWAIDRPCFQSIMMRTGLMRHEEHMEFLRSVPTFKHLPEELVSKIADVLEEAHYNNGEYIIRQGARGDTFYIIAKGKVKVTRRHSKSGDEQLIRCLQKGEFFGERALQGEDVRTANIVASDPTGVDCLVIDRDSYSQLISDLDELKRVYDDDEEKAVADQEFMKLKLSDLSIVATLGVGGFGRVELVQVNNDNSRTFALKILKKHHIVETRQQEHIMNEKKIMSDSRSDFIVRLYRTFKDRKYLYMLLEVCLGGELWTVLRDKGSFDDVTTRFYTGCVIEAFAYLHNKGIVYRDLKPENLLLDSQGYVKLVDFGFAKKVGLGRKTWTFCGTPEYVAPEIILNKGHDISADFWSLGILMFELLTGSPPFSGQDPMKTYNIILKGIDAIEFSRKISKNAQNLIKKLCRETPSERLGFGRGGIREIQKHKWFEGFNWDGLKKRTLNPPITPHVKSATDTSNFDDYPDEEDDPPPDDVTGWDRDF from the exons ATGGATACTAAGTGCGGCATGGGAACGCTTCGTGATTTGCAGTTGTCCCTCAGTGAGAAGATCCAAGAACTAAGACAGCGAGATGAACTCATTGACGAGTTGGAGTCCGAGCTGGACGATAAAGATGACTTAATTAAGAAGCTTCAAAATGAACTGGACAAGTACAGGTCCATTTTAAAGCCTGCCTCTACGGTGGTTCAGCCCGTCAAAAAGAGGCTAGCCCAGACCAGGGACCGTATCAAAAGGACGGCCATATCGGCGGAGTCGCCAAACTTCAGTTCAGTGTTAGCCTCATATAAAACTGTTAAGGTGCCAAAATCTAACAA TTCCCGCGATTTGATTCGGACAGCTATTCTTGACAATGATTTTATGAAGAACCTGGACATGGGGCAGATTCGGGAGATCGTGGATTGTATGTACCCGGTGGACTACACCAAAGACAGCCTCATCATCAAGGAGGGGGACGTGGGGTCACTCGTCTACGTCATGGAAG AGGGTAAGGTGGAGGTGACGAAGGATGGGCAGAAGCTGTGTAATATGGGCCCCGCCAAGGTGTTTGGGGAGCTGGCTATTCTCTACAACTGTACCAGAACGGCAAGTGTCAAAG CCCTGGTGAGTTGTAAGCTGTGGGCGATAGACCGaccatgttttcaaagtataatGATGAGGACGGGGCTGATGAGGCACGAGGAGCACATGGAGTTCCTCAGAAG TGTTCCAACATTCAAACATCTACCAGAGGAACTAGTTAGCAAAATCGCTGATGTTCTCGAAGAG GCTCACTACAACAATGGGGAATACATAATTCGCCAAGGAGCACGAGGAGACACATTCTACATCATAGCCAAAGGCAAG GTGAAGGTGACCAGGCGCCACTCGAAGTCTGGAGATGAACAGTTGATACGGTGTCTCCAGAAAGGGGAATTCTTCGGGGAAAGAGCACTACAAGG GGAGGATGTCAGAACTGCTAATATTGTGGCGTCAGATCCAACGGGAGTGGATTGTCTCGTTATTGACAGAGA CTCATATTCGCAGCTAATAAGTGACCTTGATGAACTTAAGCGCGTGTATGACGATGACGAAGAAAAGGCCGT GGCTGACCAAGAATTTATGAAGTTGAAGTTGAGCGACCTCAGTATTGTTGCTACATTGGGTGTAGGCGGTTTTGGCAGAGTAGAATTG gTCCAAGTAAACAACGATAATTCCCGGACATTTGCCCTCAAAATTCTCAAGAAGCACCACATTGTGGAGACCAGGCAGCAGGAACATATCATGAACGAGAAAAAAATCATGTCGGATTCTCGGTCTGATTTCATCGTCAG GTTGTACCGGACGTTTAAAGACCGGAAGTACCTGTACATGTTACTCGAGGTCTGTCTAGGTGGCGAATTGTGGACTGTTCTCAGAGACAA GGGTTCCTTTGATGATGTCACAACGAGGTTCTACACAGGTTGCGTTATAGAAGCCTTCGCCTATCTGCACAATAAGGGCATTGTTTACAGAGATCTCAAACCAGAAAATTTACTTCTAGACTCTCAGGGATACGTCAAATTG GTTGACTTCGGTTTCGCTAAGAAAGTAGGATTGGGAAGAAAGACATGGACATTTTGCGGGACCCCGGAGTATGTGGCCCCAGAAATCATTCTGAACAAAGGTCATGACATATCGGCGGACTTCTGGTCGTTAGGGATCCTTATGTTTGAACTGCTTACTGGCAG TCCACCATTTTCAGGACAAGATCCAATGAAAACTTACAACATTATTTTGAAAGGCATTGACGCTATTGAATTTTCGAGAAAAATCAGCAAAAATGCCCAAAATCTAATAAAGAAACTGTGTCGTGAGACGCCCTCAGAAAGACTTGGGTTTGGTCGGGGTGGGATTCGTGAGATCCAAAAACATAAGTGGTTCGAAGGTTTCAACTGGGACGGATTAAAAAAGAGGACACTAAACCCCCCAATAACACCCCAT GTAAAATCTGCAACAGATACCTCTAATTTTGATGACTACCCAGATGAAGAAGACGATCCCCCGCCAGATGATGTCACGGGATGGGACAGAGACTTCTGA